GCCGAACGCGGCGCTGCCGCATTACCGCGTCACCGAAGCGAGCAATCGCCGGATCGAGCCGGGCATCTTCCTGGTCGATTCCGGCGGGCAGTACGAGGACGGCACCACCGACATCACCCGCACCATGGCGGTCGGTGAGCCGACGGCAGAGATGCGCGATCGCTACACCCGCGTGCTCAAGGGTCATCTGGCGATCTCGCGCGCAGTCTTCCCGAAAGGCACCTCGGGCGCCCAGCTCGACGCGTTCGCCCGCGCCCCGCTCTGGCAGGCCGGGCTCGATTTCGACCATGGCACCGGCCATGGCGTCGGCAGCTATCTCTCGGTCCATGAAGGCCCGCAGCGGCTTTCCAAGCTCGGCACCACGCCGCTCGAGCCCGGCATGATCCTCTCGAACGAGCCCGGCTACTACAAGGAAGGCGCCTACGGCATCCGCATCGAGAACCTGATCATCGTCGAGGAGCGCCAGATCCCCGGCGCCGAGCGCACCATGTACGGCTTCGAGACGGTGACCTGGTGCCCCTATGAGCGGGCGCTGATCGATCTCTCATTGCTCGACGAGGGCGAACTCGCCTGGATCAACGCCTATCACGCCCAGGTCTGGAGCAACCTCGCGCCATTGGTCGAGGGCGAGGCGAAGGCCTGGCTGGAGCAGGCGTGTCTGCCGTTGCGAGAGAAGGCGCGGGCGCGGGATCCCCTCTCCTGTAAGGAGAGGGGTAGGGGTGAGGTGTTCGGACTGAAAACACTGGCCTGAACCCGACCGAGCGGCAAGCGCCCTTGGCACTGGTCGAACGGCCTACACCTCACCCTGCCCTCTCCTTACAGGAGAGGGTTCCCCGCGCTCTTCCTCGCAGCGAAGTGCTCCTCAGAGCTCACTCCCACAAATCAGTCGACAGGTACTTCAGGCCCGAGTCGCAGATGATGACGGAAACCGTCTTGCCCGCCTCGGCTCCGCGCAGCAGCTGAAGCGCCGCGGCGACATTGGCCCCAGCCGAAAACCCGCCGAAAATCCCTTCATGGCGCGCCAATAACCGTGTCGTCTCGCGCGCCTCCTCCCCCGTCACCTGCAGATAGCCATCGACCGGCACATCCTTCAGGAAAGCGAGATCGGCCATCGAGTAACCGCCGCCCTGGATCGGGTGATCCGGCCTTGAGACCGCCTCGCCCGCCGCCGCGGCAGCGCCCGCCGGTTCGACCACGTAGCAGCGCAACGTCGGACTGCACTCCTTCAGCGCCCTGGTCACCCCGGCATAACTGCCGCCCGAGCCGATGAAGTCGACGAAGGCATCGATGGTGCCGCCGCTCTGCTCCCAGAGCTCCGGTCCGGTGGTGCGGTAATGCGCCAGCCAGTTGCCGTCGCGATGGAACTGGTCGGCGCGAAAGGCGCCGCGCTCCCTGGTGATCCGCTTGGCTTCATGATCGACGAGTTCGAGATCGCCGCCCGAGACCTGCCCGGGAACCGAACCGGGAAGCTGGTCGACCAGCACAACCTCCGCCCCGAGCGCCCGCATCATCCGGGCGCGCTCCTCGGAATTGCCCTTCGACATCACGGCGATGAAGGGATAGCCTCTGATGCCGCAGACGATGGCGAGCCCGGTGCCCATATTGCCCGAGGTGAGCTCGACCACGGTCTGGCCGGGCTTCAGCGCACCCGACGTTTCCGCCTCCTCGATGATGCCGAGCGCTGCCCGATCCTTCTTCGAGAAGCCGGGATTGAGATAGTCGAGCTTGGCGAGGATGGTCCCGTCGACGCCGAGATGCCGCGTCAGGCGGTCGAGCCGGACCAGCGGCGTATCGCCGATCGCCTCGACCACGGAATTCATCACAGGGCGCATGCGTGTCCTCCCGGCCGGCCTCAGGCCACCATGCGCAAGGCAACCACGGTCGCGACCCCCACGGCAACCACGCCGAGCAGCGGCAGCCGCGTTGCAGCGAGGCCGCAGACCAGCGCCGCCACCGTTTCCGGCCAGCCGGTCGCCAGCGCGCTCGGCGCGATCACCGCGATCAGCACGGCCGGCGGGATCGCGTCGAAGGCGGCCTGCGCCCGCGGCGAGAGATTGAGCCGGCCGACGAGGGCAAGGCCGGCGATGCGGGTGAGATAGGTCACCAGCGCCATGCCGAGGAAGGCGGCGAGATTGATCGGATCGAGGCTCATTCGGCCGGGCTTTCGACGGGCTTCTCGGCGAGGTCGCCGGCGGCGACCCAGGCGGCGGCGAGGCCGCAGAGCGCGCCCGCCAGCACATGCCAGGGCGGCCCGGCGAGCTTGTAGGCCAGCGCCGAGGCGATCCCGGCGGCAGCCACCGTCCAGGCCGTGACCCGGCCCTTCCAGAAGGCGGCGGTCAGCGCGATGAACAAAGCGGTGAAGGCGAAGTCGGCGCCATAGCGCTTGGGATCGCCGAGCGCAGCGCCGATGATCGCGCCCGTCGTCGAGGTCGTCAGCCAGCCGAGCACGAACGGCACGATCATGGCGAACCAGTAGGCCGGCGTGACCGGATGGGTGCGCGCCCGCTTTTCGGCCAGGGCCCAGTTCTCGTCGGCCATGTAATATAGACCGCCGAACATCTGGGCGGTCGAGAAGCCCGTGAGCTTCGGCGCGATCGAGGCGCTCATCAGGATGTGGCGGGCATTGATCAGCGCCGTCGAGAACACCAACGCGACGATCGGTGCCGGGCTGGCCCAGAGCTCGACCGCGGCGAATTGCGCTCCGCCGGCAAAGACGAGCACGCTCATCAGGAAGACTTCGAGCGGCGACAGCCCCTTGCCGGCAGCGAGCGCGCCGAAGAGCAGGCCGATCGGCACGGCCGCCAGCGCAGCCGGCCAGATGTCGTTGAGCCCGGCCCGGGCTTCATCTTTCCAACTCATCTTGTGTCCATCAGCCGTGATGGGCGGCGCGGAAGACGCCCGGCGTGACGCCGAGCCTCGCCTTGAAGGCGCGGGTCAGATGCGCCTGATCGCAGAACCCGGTAGCGGCCGCGACCGCGCCGGGGGATTCGCCGCGCCGCAGCCGCTCTCTGGCGCGGCGGATGCGGACATCGACGAGATAGGCATGCGGCGTCAGCCCGGTCTCGTGCCGGAAGGCCCGGATCAGGTGATGCCGCGGCAGGCCCGAGCGCTGGGTGAGGTCCGCCAGCGACAGGTCCTCGTCATAGCGCTGCTCGAGCAGTTCCCTGGCCTGCGAGATCGGCCCGTGCTCGCGCCCGACTTCGCGGATCGAGAGGTCGGCATGGCGCGACAGGCACCAGCCATAGGCGCGCAGCAGGCCTTCCTCGCCGGCGAGGCCATCTCCGCCTTCCTCCAGTGCGCGATGCGCTTCGGAGAACAGGGCGGAGCCCTCCGGATCCTGCACGGTCGGTTCGGGGAAGAAGGGGGTGCCGATGCTCTCGTCGCCGGTGAGCGAGATCGCGACCTCGCGCAACAGCTCGATCGTCGGATAGGTCATCCGGTAGCGATAGCCGCCCTCGCTCGGCGCGCCGTCATGCACATCGAGCGGGTGGTTGAAGACGAGGTCGCCGGTGCGGGCGAAGAGTGTGCGGCCGCGGGCATGCCAGAGCTCGCAGCCCGAGAGGATCGTGCCGACCGCATAGGTCTCATGGGCATGCGGCGAATAGGTATGGGTCGAGAATTTCGCCGACAGGCATTCCAGCCCGGAGAAACGCGCCGCCGTGAACAGGCGGGCATGCTCCCCCGTCTGGAGCGGCATCTCCAGCAATGCGTCGCCTTGGCTGATCAGATCCATGACGCAAGATAGAGCGGAACCGCGGCCCCATGTCTTGAAGAAAAGTGATGGCGACGATCACGCGACCGTCGCCATTCGTCGGGGTTCAGGGACGCGGCGGCTCCTTGCCGGCGACGAGCACCAGGAGCGCACCGGCGAGCGTCGCCACCGCCATGTATCCGATCGGGCCGAGGCCGCCGACATGGTTGACCAGCAGGCCGCCGAACACCGCTCCGCTGGCGATCGCGACCAGGAAGGCCGCCGTCACGAGCCCGCTCGCCGATTCGGCATGATCGGCCGCGACGCGCACCATCCAGGTCTGGAAGCCGACGGGCGCGAAGCCGAAGGCGAAGCCCCAGAGTGCGACAGTGATCCCCGCCACGATCGGCGAGGCGCCGAACTGGATCATCACCAGCGCCAGCACGCCGATCGCCAGCGCGAACGAGACGATCGCCAGCTTGACGCCACGGCCCGCCACCGCGCCACCGGCGAAATTGCCGACGACATTGCCGAGGCCATAGCCGAGCAGCACCACGGTGATCGCCGCGACG
This sequence is a window from Bosea vestrisii. Protein-coding genes within it:
- a CDS encoding PLP-dependent cysteine synthase family protein, translated to MRPVMNSVVEAIGDTPLVRLDRLTRHLGVDGTILAKLDYLNPGFSKKDRAALGIIEEAETSGALKPGQTVVELTSGNMGTGLAIVCGIRGYPFIAVMSKGNSEERARMMRALGAEVVLVDQLPGSVPGQVSGGDLELVDHEAKRITRERGAFRADQFHRDGNWLAHYRTTGPELWEQSGGTIDAFVDFIGSGGSYAGVTRALKECSPTLRCYVVEPAGAAAAAGEAVSRPDHPIQGGGYSMADLAFLKDVPVDGYLQVTGEEARETTRLLARHEGIFGGFSAGANVAAALQLLRGAEAGKTVSVIICDSGLKYLSTDLWE
- a CDS encoding AzlD family protein is translated as MSLDPINLAAFLGMALVTYLTRIAGLALVGRLNLSPRAQAAFDAIPPAVLIAVIAPSALATGWPETVAALVCGLAATRLPLLGVVAVGVATVVALRMVA
- a CDS encoding AzlC family ABC transporter permease — encoded protein: MSWKDEARAGLNDIWPAALAAVPIGLLFGALAAGKGLSPLEVFLMSVLVFAGGAQFAAVELWASPAPIVALVFSTALINARHILMSASIAPKLTGFSTAQMFGGLYYMADENWALAEKRARTHPVTPAYWFAMIVPFVLGWLTTSTTGAIIGAALGDPKRYGADFAFTALFIALTAAFWKGRVTAWTVAAAGIASALAYKLAGPPWHVLAGALCGLAAAWVAAGDLAEKPVESPAE
- a CDS encoding AraC family transcriptional regulator, with translation MDLISQGDALLEMPLQTGEHARLFTAARFSGLECLSAKFSTHTYSPHAHETYAVGTILSGCELWHARGRTLFARTGDLVFNHPLDVHDGAPSEGGYRYRMTYPTIELLREVAISLTGDESIGTPFFPEPTVQDPEGSALFSEAHRALEEGGDGLAGEEGLLRAYGWCLSRHADLSIREVGREHGPISQARELLEQRYDEDLSLADLTQRSGLPRHHLIRAFRHETGLTPHAYLVDVRIRRARERLRRGESPGAVAAATGFCDQAHLTRAFKARLGVTPGVFRAAHHG